The following nucleotide sequence is from Achromobacter spanius.
TACGGCCTAGCTCAGATCAACAGCGTCCATCTGGAACGCCTGCAACGCTTCGGCGTATCGAAGCAAGACCTCTTCAATCCATGCGTCTCAGCCTATGTCGGAGCTTGGATTCTCGCTGAGAACTTCGATCGCCTTGGCGTCACCTGGGACGCCGTGGGCGCCTACAACGCCTCAACGCCCGCCAAGCGCGCCGCATATGCAAACAAAATCCAGGCGAAGCTCAACGCAATTCGTGCCGGCACTCTTATCCCGGTTCGCGTCCCCTTTTCACCGCGAACACCGGCCGACCAGCCGGCGGGCAGGTCTCCTGTCGCCGGAGCGGGCACAGCCCTCGCAATTGAGACAGCGGACCCTTCGCTGATCGCGGCAGGCCAGGCCTCCTCGCAGCGTTCGCAGGAGCAGCATTGATGGATGCGTCGACCACTTACGCGGAAGACATCCTGAGGCAACACCTCAGCGTGATTGAACCGTACCTCACCTCCAACGAAGTGAATGAGGTGATGGTGAACGCCGCTGACGACATATGGGTGGAAGAGCGCGGTGTCATGCGCAAGGTAGATGCGGGCCTTAGCGAGGAGCAAGTCGACCGCGCAATTACGTTGATCGCGAGCAAGAACGGCAAGCCAAACTCCCCACTCCTAGACGCGCGCCTGCCCGGCCTTCGAATCGCTGCCGCGCGCAAGCCCATCGCTCTGCGGGGCTCGATGCTCTGCGTTCGTCGTTTCGCCGCGAAGCGCATCTCTCTGGACAGCTACGTCGAAAGCGGTGCGTTCGACGTTGTCACGCAAGACCCACTCGAAACCGCCGCTGCCGACCAAGAACAAGCGTCCTTAAAAAGCGCCCTGCGTCATGGCGGCGCCGCGCTACGAGATTTTTTCCAGTGGATCATCGAGCGGCGTCACAACATCGTCCTCAGCGGCTCTACCTCCGCCGGAAAGACAACACTTCTCAACGCTCTTTTGGACCTTGTTCCGAGCACAGACCGCGTCATCACGGTCGAGGACACGGCCGAGCTGCGCCTGGCCGTACCCAACCATGTTGGCCTTGAAGCCAACCAAGCGCTCGGGATCAGCGTGCGTGACCTGGTCAGGCTCAGCCTTCGATGCAGGCCGGACCGGATTGTGCTTGGCGAGGTCCGCGGCGCAGAAGCTTTCGATCTCCTGGACGCTCTGAATACGGGCCACCCAGGTAGCCAGGTATCCCTGCACGCCGACTCCAGTGCTATGGCCCTGGCCCGCTTGGAGTCGATGCTGAGAATGGCACCAGAAACCCAAAACTGGCCTCTGCAGGACCTTCGCAGACAGATCGCAGCCACGTTCAGATTCGTCGTTCATGCCCAGCGCGTCGGGTCATCCAGAGGCCCCCGCGAGATCAGGGAAATCTTGGGCGTCGACTCAAATGGGTTGTACCAAACCCGCTTGTTGTTTTCCAAAATCCAACTCCAGGACCAACACTATGATTAGTCATCAATTGCACCAACTCCAGCAATGGATCCGTGGTCGTAGCCTCGCTACACGTACGGATAGGCTGCTCCTCGTAGCCTACGCGACGCTCGCGCTCCTCGCTCCAACCCCGGCTTTCGCACAGAGCATTTTTGGGGGCCGGCTTTGCTCCGGCTTCCAGGCGGTGGTTAACAACGAGCTGATCTCCGTTGTAGTGCTCGTCGCCTGCGTCGGCGCGATCTTGATGTGGTTGCTCGATGATGGCCAATCGAAGGTGAAAGTTTTCGCTCTCCGCCTGGCTGGCGGCATCGCATCCATCTTCGGTATCGCCACGGTGGTCGCGCTCGTGTCCGGGCGAAACCTGATGTGCTCTATCGGCGTCTGACGCAGCCATGGACGAGCGAGATCCGATCGATGAACTTGAGGTGGAGGTCGATAAGGCCCTCATCGAGAAACGCCGCATTATTGGGCTCGATCGGCGGGCGGCGGCGGCATTCTTGCTTTTGGCGCCTATGGTCGTGCTCATAAGCCGCAGCCTATGGATGGCCCTCATCGGCATCCCGATGTACCTAGGCATCCGGTACGTGATGCGCAAGGACCCGGACAAGATTGACGTGTACCAGGCATACAAGGCGCAACACGACCACTACGTTCCCCGCGCCACACGCGCCCAGAAGCGCAACAAGCGCCCGTTCGGCTTTGGCAGAGATTTCCCATGCTACTGACTGAGAAAAATGGCTACACGCTCGACGCCGGCACACTAGGCGAGCTCGAATCAGCGCGCGTGAGAGGCTTGGCATCCACGGCAGAACTCCTCCCCTGGATGTTCCGCTACAACGAACAGATCGTCGTCAACAAGGATTCCGCGTTGATGGCTTGCTTCGAGTACACGGGACCCGACACCGACAGTCAATCGGCGGCGCAGTTGCTGAGCCTCATGCACCAGGCTGAGCATGCATTCCAGGTCGCGAGCAGAAATCCGCTGACTTTCTGGTTTATCACGCACCGCCGACGGAGCGACCCGTATGCGCCCGCGGTCATGCCTGACCCCTACTCTCAGATCGTCGAAGACGAGCGCAGTAATGCGTTCAAGACCAAGTCGAACTACACGAATCGGCATTATCTCGCCATCGCCCTGAGCGCTTCTGCGGGTCTAGACCGCATCGCCGGCCGCTTCTTTCACGCGATGGCGCACGAGAAGGTAGGTCCCCTTCGTGCTGCGATCCACGCGCTGCGTGGAATTTGGTCTGACCAGGCAGACTTCGCATACACCTCCGTTGAGCTGGCGGCAGCCGTCAAAGACTTTGAGGAGCAACTGACTCGGATGCGGGCGAGCCTGCCTGCCCTTACGCTCACGCGACTCGTCGGGGATGAGCTCGGCGCATTCCTTGCATCCTGCGCCGCGCCTGCCGCGCCCCGTCGGAGTGCAGTAGCCATGGTGGACTTCCTCGATGAGTCGATGTCCCACGGCGAAGTTATCCCCGCAGAGGACTACATCCTTTTCAAAGCTGAAGGCCGGAAGCGAATCGGTGTTGTCACCTCGATACCCGCCGCGCACCAGTTTTATCCTTCCCGCATCCGCCCGCATGCACTGGATGACCTCCTCAAGGTTCCTGGTGAGCTGACGATCAGCCACGTTTATCGGATCCAAGACGCCAACGCCAGCGCGAAAATGATTGACCAGATGGGTTCGTACCATAGAACGAACGCGCTGGATCTGCGAGCGCTTGCTGCCGTTGCCGCAAACTCAGGCGATCCGAACTATGCACCGCGCGAAGACAGAGGACGAGTTGAAGCAGCGGACGAAGCGGAGGACCTGAAAAAGGGCGTTAGCCGCGGGAAGGCCTCCTATGGCCAATACACGCTGAGCATCACATCGCTATCCGCACCGTTCCAAAGCGACCTGGTTGAAGATTGGGACAGCGCTATGGACCAGGTCAGAACAACGGCCGGAAAGGTCGGTGACGCCCTGATCGGCGCAAAGTTCTTGCCTCTGGTCGAAACACTGGGCGCAATTTCTAGTTGGACGGCCACAATCCCCGGCGCATGGCGCGACATCGCACGATGGGCACCGCTACGCGCCGCTGTCGTCGCTCGCGCTGTACCTCTTCGCACCGTCTCGCAAGGCTCAAAGGAAAATCGCCATCTTTCGAACACGATGAAGCGGCCGTCTCCGGCCCTGGCTGGCCTGCCGACCGATTACGGCACGCCATACTTCTGGACCGGCTTCTATCACGATATCGGGCACACACTGGTGTCGGGGGAAACTGGCTTAGGGAAGACCACGATCGTCAACCTGGGCTGGACCCTCTTTCGGAAGTACCTCGGCTCCGACGTTTTCATCTTCGACCGAACCTTCTCAAGTCGTATCCCAATAATGATGCAAGGCGGCGTCTATTGCGATCCTGAAGACGCTAGCACCAATCGGCTGACGGTGAACCCCCTCTCACTTATTGGCGAAGTCCGGCACCTGAAGTTTGTCAAGGACTGGATCTGCACGCTCGCCGAGCGTCGCGGGTACCTCGCAACAAGCAACGACAGGGAAGAACTAGAAAAGGCGCTTCTGGCAACCCGCCAACTCCAGCGTAAGGACTGGAGGCTGCACGCAGTCTACGTGCAGCTCCCTGTCGGTTCCTTCCAGCATGCTCTGGCAGAGTGGGTCGGCGATGCCTTGAATGCGCGTTGGTTCGACAACGGCTTGGACATCTTCGATGAAATCGCGGCTGGACGAGCTGCCGCTGTTCTCGGCATCGAGATGGGAAAGCTCCTGGCGCAGCCGGACGTCCTCATCCCATATCTCATCTATTGCTTCTATCGCATTCAAGATCGGATTGAAAGTCGCCGCAACTCTGGACTGATTGCCCCGACGTTCATCGGCCTGCCGGAGGTATGGGGTTTTCTGGAGGAGCCGATCTTTGCAAGGAAGCTGGCCGAGTGGATCGATACCCTCCGCAAGCTATTGGGCTGCGTCTGGATGGACGCCCAGTCGCCGGAGCGGTACATCAACTCGCCGATATATGCGTCGATTCGGGACAACGTCCCGAACCGCATCATCCTGCCGTACCCGGCCGCCAAAACTTCGCCATCTCTGCGCAAGGCGTTTACGGAGCTCGGCCTAAATCCGCAACAAATCGACCAACTTGCCGAGGGCATTCCAAAGCAAGACTACTTTCTTACGCAGAAGGATGGCTTCATGCGGAAGGTTGCCTTGAAGTTGGATACACGCACACTGGCGGTCCTGCGGAGCGAACTGGACGCCCAAGCGCTGTTTGACCACTATCGCGCGTCCGACCGCGAGGACTGGCGCGACGCATACTTCCGAGAGGTGGTCCGTGCATCAAATCCGTAAATCGACAGCCCGCGCGCTTCTGGCGCTGCTCCTTATTGTCGAAGCGCCTGCATTCTCGGCACCATTCCAGCTCCCCGACACTTCCGACTATGAACCAGGTGGATCGGAGTGGGGATGCGGAGTGCTGCTATGTCTTGCCGGCATAAAGCCCCCTAGCCAATGCAGTGGCTACCTCAACCGGCTCTGGCGCGTCCTGAATGCAGTTCCGCCCGGACCGTTCCCTACGTGCGCAATGGCGGGCGCAAACAACTACGCAAAGAAGTCGCGCGAGCCATACGACCTTTGCCCGGCCGGCCACGAGCCAGCGCGGCGAGGTCAAGTGGTCGCTCAAGGGACGCCGACAGGCGAAACAAAGCGATTCAGGCCGAAATTCCGGCTTCAGGGGACCTATGCCACTTCGGAGCCCGACAGCAATGAGAGTGGCTCGCCCGGTCAACGCGCATGCGTCAGCGGATACGTCGGCCACTACGAGGTCTGCGATAACTGCGGCCCGGGCGGAGACGCCGGTGGCGGTACGCCCACTACCGTGCACGTGTTCAGCAGCGTGGTGTGGCTGCCCTATAAGGGCCCGCGTGCCATCGACGTCATCATCGACGGCGCGCTCTACAACCGTGTTCACTACTGAGGTACGACTATGCACTCGCCCAAACGCAGGACCGTCATTCGCGCCCTTACGGCGATCGCCATGAGTTGCTTCGCCATTGCCCCCAAAGCGTCCGGCATTCCGACCTTCGACGGCGCCAACTTCGCGCAACAGCTTTTGAGCGTGATGAACCAAACCCAGCAGCTCACGCAGCAGACCACGATGGTTCAACAAAACCTGGCGAACTTACAACGGCTTGGCGGAAATGTGCTCAGCCTGGCTGACCAGGCGTATAGCGGTCAGGGAGTCTCCATGCGCGACCTCGTTTCCAGTGTTTCCGATCTCTACCAAGCGGGCAAGCAGTTACAAGGGATGTACGACGCTGCGAGCGCCGAGATGAAGTCTCTCAACATGACCCCTGAGCGTTGGGGTACGGCCTTCGTCCACTTGGCTCAGACCAAGGGCGGGGTGTACCGCAAACAGCTCGACCAGGACTTCGCGACCATGGAGGCCTTCGCGTCGCGTGCTGCAAATCTACGCCAGTTGTCCCGCCAGATTCCCGGCATTGAGGGCAACGTCCAAGGCCTGCAGCTCCTCAATCAGCAGTCCAGCGTCTTGGCCGGCGAACTCCTGGAGATGCGCAGTCTCATGCAGCGCCAGGTCGTGCTTGATCTCCAGGACCGCGCCACGAAAGAGGACCTCAACAAGCTTTCTGTTGAAGGCGCGCAACAGCGGTACGACGCGGTCACCAAAGAAGCCGCGAACAAGCGCTCCGCCATCGGAAAGATGAAAAGCCTCGAATTTGGCCTCTAGACATGACAGGTAAGCCTCTCCGTCGAGTACTACTCGCCCTTTGCCGCAGCCGTCGCGAGCTCCGAATCGTATGCAAGGAGCGGCGCAGGTACAGGGTGGAGCTTGCTGCGCGTGGCCGACTTGAGCACAAGCCGCTACGCGCGGCAGCGAAGTCTCTGCGGCTGTCGTTGGCGATCGCCATCGTGCAGGTCGACAGCGCGTCCCCCAACGCGCTAGCCGGCTTTGTCGCAGTGATTTTCACATCCGCCGCCCTCTTCGCGCTTGATGCAGGTGCTCGCGCGCTCGGCTGGCATCTCGGAGGCTGACATGGACGTCGCAGCCCTATTCAATCAGGCGTTCTCGGCCGTCAACACGGCCGGCTTTGCCCTGGCCGACATTTTTAAAGAGGAGGGGCTGATCCTCCTATCCGTTGGAGCCTCGGGTACGGCTCTCTGGCTTCTGCTCCGTGATTATTTCCTCGCCAGCGACACCGTCAAGTTCCTCGTCAGCCTCTTCAATCTGATCCTGAGGATGGGTGTGGTTTTGGTGATCGTGCAGAGCATGAATGGCGTTCCGCGAGATATGTTCGTTACCGCGACCAAGGAAGCGTCGACCAAGATTACTCAGGGCTCGGCAAATCCGGTCGAGATTCTCAAGTTGACGATGGACACCATCTCGCTCATCGCCGATGGCAAGCGCAAGGAATCGGAAAAGTCCCTCTACTGCAAGATGCATGGAGGGTGGTCACTGAATCCTCTGGACTGGATCATCGACTCACGCCCCGCCGAATGCGTCAACAAAGATCAGATTGGGTTCTTCGAGATTCTCAAGAACTTGCCCCTCATCCTTGTGATCTTTTTATGCCAAATCTTGGCAATCATCGCGATGGTGCTGATGTCGATCGCGTTCATTGTCGTCTTGCAGATGTCCTATGTCATGCTGCAGCTCGGTCTCGCCCTCGGGCCGCTGCTAGTCGGCCTATCGATCATCCCCGCTGTTTCCTTCTTGTTCGACGGCTGGTTGCGATTCATGATCGCTGCCTCGCTGCAGCAGCTTGTCGCGTGGTTTGTCGCTGTGCTCATAACGAAGGGTGTTGTCCCGACACTGGTCAGCTTTTACGACAAGATCGACAGCCGGAAGGAGGCGGATCTCTACTTCGCGTCCAATGAAATTGCGATGATCGCGATCGCCCTTTTAGGATTCATCGCTGCATACATGATGTGGCAAGTACCAGGCCTTGCACAGGCGCTCGTTGCGGGGGGCAGCGCAAACGCGCAAAGTTTCGGACGAGGGATGGTGGGCCGCGGCATGGCCGCAAAAATCTTGCGCAGCGGAGGCAAGCGATGACCTCCTCAACCCTCGCGCACTTCCCGCGCCCACTCCTCTTCCCATTCTTTGTCGAAGCGGTCAGCGTAGCTCTCGCCGACACCGTCGTCGCGACCCGCCGCAGCGAAGCCCTTCAGAAAAGCGCGCGCCAAGATCGCAAGCGCGGCGAATCCCAACAGTCCGCTCATCTCTTATCTCCGGCAGATGCATTTGCAGGGCAATCCATCCCGGCCAAACAAAGCGGTGTCATCTGCTTAATGGCCTCCCGCTTCGCCACGCTCGACTGTTCAATCGACGTTGCTGCGGTGGATCCCCGCGACTTCTGCAACGCATACACAGCCACGCCGATCGCAATCGCGGCGACGGCAACGAGCAAGCCGAACTTTGCTTTGGACATGGTGGACACCCCATACGATTTTTGTTCGATGGGCCCGAGTCTATCAAACGCCAACTCGGACCACTCTGGTATGGAGGGCCTCCGCAAGGGCGCCCTGCCCGCTGGTGTGGCCAACGATTGCCACGGGCAAAGGTCGAGCCTACGGCTTGAGTTTATCCCTTCCTACGGACTTTCTTCAAGCGGTAACTGCATCCGCGCCGTCGACGCGTGCGCGTCCACGCATCCTCTCCAACGCTGAGCCTAACCATGCCCCTCAACTTCAAGGGCCGCTTCATGCGCCGTCGCCGTCCAGATCTCCGCCCAACAGACACTTCCCAGCCGCCCGTCCAAACCGCGGAGGACCCGTCGTTCGACGCGCACATCCTCCCATTGACCCAACGCGCGCATCGTCTCTACTACGCGGTGTTCCAGCGTCCATTGCAACAAGCCGACCGCTCCGCGCTAGTCGCCTTCGCGTTCTTCCTCGTCGCCCTGGTCGAGGGCATTGCCCTATATCAGTTGGTGCCACTCAAGCAGCAGACCCCCTATTTCGTCGAGTGGGACGCCCGCTCGGGCGCGGTCTGGATTTCCGACCGTGTTGCCGAGCGATTCACGCCGGAAACCGCCAATAAGACGTTCTTTCTGCGCCAATGGGCCACCTGGCTACTTACCATCAAACCGAACCCGTCGGACTCAATCGACGTTGACATCCCGAAAGCAACTCGCTGGACCATTGGCACAGCGACAGATCAGCTCACCGACTACTTCGCCAAGGTCGATCCGATCGGCGTCCGCATAGCGGATCAGCCTGGACTCACGCGTGAAGTCACCGAGAACTCCACCACCTACAGCGTGGACGGTAAACAGGCCTACATGCTTCTCACCCTGCAAGAGCGCGTCAATGGCAAGGAATTCGGAGAGCCGAAAACCAAGCTTCTGACAATCCGATTCCTCCTTTCTACCGATAAGCAAGCGATCGATGAGCAGCGTTCCAACCCGCTTGGCGTCAAGATCGAGTGGTGGACCCTCACGGACTACTTCGGCCCCACGAGCGTTCGAATTCAGGGAGCACAGTAATGCGTCAGGCCATTTCCCTACTTGCAGCGGTAATCGCCGTGCTCTGCGTGGGCGTCCCGGCGCACGCGCAGGAGAGCGACGTCCGAGCAGAGGTCGCGCAGGCGCAGAAGCGTGCCGGAACGGGCCCGAACGCTGCAGTTCCGATGCCGTTGGATGCGCGGTTGGTCACTTTCAACTTCGATCGCGACTATGACTACCCCGTCTTAATGCGGCCTTTCACGATGGTTCATCTGGAATTCGCCGCCGGCGAGATCCTCAAGGGCTATTACGCGTCGGATACCAGCGCCAGCCGTTGGACGTTCAAGCCGGCCCGAACGAAGCGCGATCTTTTTGTCATGTCGAAGGGCGACAACCTGCTCAACACCGCGACGATCATTACGAACCTCCGCACCTATCAAGTCACCTTCGTCTCAGCATCCAAAGGCTCGTATTACAAGCGCGTCAACTGGGCTGCGGACCCCGATCAGGATTCCGCAGTAGCCGGCCTGGACACCTTCGGAGGCAATGGTCCGATGCCCGCCAGCCCGAACGGTCCAATGGGCAGCGCAGAATGGGACGCTCCGGCCCCAGCCGTCCGCTCTGGCTCATCGTCGCGTGCCCACCAGGGTGGGCGCCCGGCCGACATCGTCGACATTTCGAAGGCGAACTTTGATTACCGGGTGGAAGGTAGCGCGCCGTTCAAGCCCGCCATGGTTTTCGATGATGGGAAGTTCACCTGGATACAGCTCCCAGCCGACGTACAGGAGATTCCCGCCATCTTCGCGCTGGGAGCGGACGGAACGGCAGAGCTAGTCAACTTTACGGTTCGCCGCAATTACTTTGTGGTCCAGCGACTTTTCCCCGATGGGGCACTGCTGAAGCTTCGAAAAGATGAGGTCCGCATCTTTAACCGGCGCGGCAAAGCGTGCGGGCTCTTCGGCTGCGGCGTGTCTGGTGTCAAGAATCTCAACAGCGCGACATACCCATGAGTGCCGCTCCCTCCCCTTCCAGCAGTCCTTCGCCCCAACGCCGTACTGCGGTGTCGCGAGGACTGATCAAGATCGTCCTAATCACGTTCATCGCCGTCGTTCTCGGCTTCGTTCTCGTGCGACGGCTCGCTGGAATAGCGCCGGAATCCGCCGCCGACGCCCGCGCTAGGAAGGAAGAGCAGGAGCGCGCCGCCAAGGAAGCAGGAAATCCATTCGCAGTGCAGCGGCTGATTGCCGACCAGCTACGCGACCGTCTCAGTCGGAACGAAGAGGCCGCGCCCAAGCCGTCTAATGCGCCGCAGATCGCTGATCAAGCTCCGACTACGGAGCCAACTCGCACCGAGGCCGATGCCAGGCGGATAGAGGACCACCGCAACACAGTGACAATCGCGCAACAGGAGGATCTCTCCGCAGTGGAGATCGGTTTCTGGGAATCGCAGGACGCCGACGAACCTCAAACCACGATCGGGCGATCATCGCATCGCGACCCAGCCGGCGCGGAAGCAGCACTTCGTGACGTGTCTACCGTCGCTACAGCAGCCGGCATCGACACCTCCGGCTTTTCCGCCGGGGGTATACCTGGTGCGCAGCCGGCCGGTGGCCCCGCCAACACGGTTGGCCAGGTCGTTGGACCGCAGGCCAGTGCCGGCCGACAGGCCGGCACTCCTGGCAACATAAAGCCGCCGTTGTTCGCCTCCGCAGCGCCATCCCCATACTACATCCGCGAAGGTTGGATCATCCCTGCTGTGATCCAGCAGTCCCTGAATACAGATGCCCCGGGCACGTTCCGCGCCATGGTGACGTCGGACGTCTACGACAGCCTACGTGGCGAGCACCTCCTCATAGAGAGAGGCACCGCGCTCACTGGCGAGGTGAGCACGGACATCGCTGAAGGCCAAAGCCGCATCCTCATGTCTGTCAACCGGATGGACTTCCCGAGCGGCGGCCGGGTGGCTCTAGGCGGCTGGGACATTTCCGATCGGACGGGCGCCGCAGGCATTGCTGCACAGGTTGACGACCACTTCTGGCAGCGCTTTGGAAGCGCCTTCGGCGTAGCTGCAGTGGCGGCGCTGGCAGGCCATTACGACAAGAGCCAGAACGTCACCATAAACGTGGGAAGTGGCGGCTCGAACAGCGGCAACGCCACTTCGACGCTGACAGGCACCGCGGGTCAAGCACTAAGCGACACCGTCCGTCAGATTCTCCAACGGAATCAGTCGATCAAGAGGACCCTCACGCTCGAACCTGCGGACAAGATAAACATCGTCGTCGCGCGAGATCTCGTGCTTGACCCCAACATAGTCAGGAGCTACTGAATGCAGAATCGCCTCACCCATCTAATAGTCATTGCATGGGCTGCGCTGATGCCGCCCATCGCCACCGCCGCCCAGCCCGAGTTCTCGGCCCCCGTGCCGGCCGTGTATGAATTCAACTGGAAGCAGGCCGGCGACAGCGGTATCTCTCCTGTGCAGATTTTTGACAACGGCAAGAGGGTGTATCTGCAGTTCGCACCCGGAACCGAGATCCCGGCCATTTTCGCCGACGCACCTGGCGGGCGAATTCTGCTCGCTTGGGAGGCGCAGTCTCCATACATTGTCGTGCCTCATATGGAAGCCCGCCTCGCTTTCAGACTCGGTAAGCGAGAAGCGGTAGCGTGGCGCGCTGGGATTCCGCCTGAAGGCAGCTACACGGGACTGGCCACGCCGGCTCGACAGACGGGCAGCGCCGCGGTCCCTGCCACGAGAGAGCAGTTGGCATTTCGTCGCACTGCCGCTGACGCCGCTGCCGGGCCTGACCCGTCGTACAAGCCAATCGTTGCACCCGCCCCTGCGTTGCAGGCGACCGCACAGCCCCTCGTCGCCTCGATGCCAGACGGCTCCAGTCTGGCCGCGTTCATGGGAGTCGCCTTAGGCGGACCCATCGCGGAGCCAAAAACGGGAGACAGCCGCTCCGGAGCTGACGTCATTGCGCCAGGTGGCGCCACTCTCGCACCCGTCACGACCGTCGATGTCACCGCGGCCACAAGCACCGCTCCGCCCGTTCCGCCGCCACCCCCCGTCCAGGAGTGGCACGCCGAGACGGGTAAGACCGTTCAACAGACGCTCGACGGCTGGGCCCAAGCGGCAGGGTGGCAGCCCGTCAAGTGGCACCCCGATTTCGACTACATCATCGAAGTCCCGGTCACGCTCCGAGGCGAATTTTGGGATGCGGCCAATGACCTGCTAGCTGCGTATGACGTCGCCAAAAGGAAATTCAATGGCCTCGCCTATCGGGACAACAAAGTACTGGAAGTGATGGAGAGGAAATGATGAGAAAAGCAATTGTGATCGCGATCGCATTCGCGACGACCCTGTCTGGCTGCGCTCTGCAGCGCATTAAGGATACCGAGGCGCGCGTGGACGATGCCTACGGCGAGCACGCCGCCAGCGCAGCCAGCATGCGAAAGACCCGAGATCGCGCAGTGGAGGTAATCGATCGCCCGTGGGTATCGAAGACGCCAATTACGCGGCCGTCTGCGGCCGCATATCCCGCACCCCTTCAATGCCCAATCACATTTGTCCCTGCCGCTCCGATCAGCGTATTTGAGTTTGGACAAACGGTGACGGCGTTGTGCGGAGTGCCCGTCAGGATCACCCCTGATGCCATCACAGCGCTGAGCGGTGGTGCACGCACCGCCGCCAGGACGCCTGATATGACCCCACCGACGGGATCCGGGGGGCCGATCCCCCCAGGCGGGGTCGGCGCCCTCAGCGCAGGCTCATCGCTGCCCTCGATGTCCGCACGAGACACAACGATCTCCGGCATTCGTTGGGACGGCAAGCCCCTACCGGGGCTGCTCGATGCCGTGACCTCACGACTGGGCTTGAGCTGGACTTTCCGTGATGGCGCCGTCCAGATCCACTACCTGGACACCCGAGTCTTTCGCATATACGCAATCCAGTCCAAGACCAACATGCAGTCTGTCGTGCAATCTGGCACCCAGCTTGCATCATCCGGCACTAGCGGTCAGGGTGCCGCCGGCGCCACGTCTTCCTCAGGCTCAGGCGGGAGCACCGTGTCAGGCGGCTCCACACAGACGACGATGGTTTCGATTGAATCGAACTTGGCGGAGGATGTGGACCGGATGATCAAAAGCATGCTCACTCCAGGTCTGGGCCAATCGAGCTTGTCCGTCAGCACTGGGACCGTGGCGGTCACGGACACGCCGGACGTGCTCAGCCGCATCGCGGCCTATCTCAAAACAGAGAACCGAAACATCACGCGACAGGCCCTTTTCAACATCACCGTGGCAGTCGTGCAGCGGACAGAGACAGATGACCAAGGCCTCGACTTGACTGCTGTGTACAAGTCGCTGAACGGCAACTACGGAATCACTGTCGCCAATGCCTTCACCGCAGCCTCTAGCGCGGGCTCGGCCTCAATCGGAATCTTGGACACCGCAACCGGCACAGCCGGCCAGTTCGCTGGCTCAAAAGCCATTCTCCGCGCGCTGTCGAGCCAAGGTCGCGTATCGATCGTGACACAGCCCTCGGTCACGACCCTCAACTATCAGCCTGTCCCAGTCCAGGTAGCAAAGCAGACCAGCTATCTTGCTGCAGTATCCAACACCGCCACGGCTCAAGTTGGCTCAACCTCGGCGCTCACACCGGGGACCGTCACGACCGGCTTCTCCATGGATCTTCTCCCGTTCATGATCGACAGCGACCAGATGCTGCTGCAGTTCAC
It contains:
- a CDS encoding TrbG/VirB9 family P-type conjugative transfer protein, which codes for MRQAISLLAAVIAVLCVGVPAHAQESDVRAEVAQAQKRAGTGPNAAVPMPLDARLVTFNFDRDYDYPVLMRPFTMVHLEFAAGEILKGYYASDTSASRWTFKPARTKRDLFVMSKGDNLLNTATIITNLRTYQVTFVSASKGSYYKRVNWAADPDQDSAVAGLDTFGGNGPMPASPNGPMGSAEWDAPAPAVRSGSSSRAHQGGRPADIVDISKANFDYRVEGSAPFKPAMVFDDGKFTWIQLPADVQEIPAIFALGADGTAELVNFTVRRNYFVVQRLFPDGALLKLRKDEVRIFNRRGKACGLFGCGVSGVKNLNSATYP
- a CDS encoding TrbI/VirB10 family protein; the protein is MSAAPSPSSSPSPQRRTAVSRGLIKIVLITFIAVVLGFVLVRRLAGIAPESAADARARKEEQERAAKEAGNPFAVQRLIADQLRDRLSRNEEAAPKPSNAPQIADQAPTTEPTRTEADARRIEDHRNTVTIAQQEDLSAVEIGFWESQDADEPQTTIGRSSHRDPAGAEAALRDVSTVATAAGIDTSGFSAGGIPGAQPAGGPANTVGQVVGPQASAGRQAGTPGNIKPPLFASAAPSPYYIREGWIIPAVIQQSLNTDAPGTFRAMVTSDVYDSLRGEHLLIERGTALTGEVSTDIAEGQSRILMSVNRMDFPSGGRVALGGWDISDRTGAAGIAAQVDDHFWQRFGSAFGVAAVAALAGHYDKSQNVTINVGSGGSNSGNATSTLTGTAGQALSDTVRQILQRNQSIKRTLTLEPADKINIVVARDLVLDPNIVRSY
- a CDS encoding TcpQ domain-containing protein, whose protein sequence is MQNRLTHLIVIAWAALMPPIATAAQPEFSAPVPAVYEFNWKQAGDSGISPVQIFDNGKRVYLQFAPGTEIPAIFADAPGGRILLAWEAQSPYIVVPHMEARLAFRLGKREAVAWRAGIPPEGSYTGLATPARQTGSAAVPATREQLAFRRTAADAAAGPDPSYKPIVAPAPALQATAQPLVASMPDGSSLAAFMGVALGGPIAEPKTGDSRSGADVIAPGGATLAPVTTVDVTAATSTAPPVPPPPPVQEWHAETGKTVQQTLDGWAQAAGWQPVKWHPDFDYIIEVPVTLRGEFWDAANDLLAAYDVAKRKFNGLAYRDNKVLEVMERK
- a CDS encoding PilN family type IVB pilus formation outer membrane protein; its protein translation is MMRKAIVIAIAFATTLSGCALQRIKDTEARVDDAYGEHAASAASMRKTRDRAVEVIDRPWVSKTPITRPSAAAYPAPLQCPITFVPAAPISVFEFGQTVTALCGVPVRITPDAITALSGGARTAARTPDMTPPTGSGGPIPPGGVGALSAGSSLPSMSARDTTISGIRWDGKPLPGLLDAVTSRLGLSWTFRDGAVQIHYLDTRVFRIYAIQSKTNMQSVVQSGTQLASSGTSGQGAAGATSSSGSGGSTVSGGSTQTTMVSIESNLAEDVDRMIKSMLTPGLGQSSLSVSTGTVAVTDTPDVLSRIAAYLKTENRNITRQALFNITVAVVQRTETDDQGLDLTAVYKSLNGNYGITVANAFTAASSAGSASIGILDTATGTAGQFAGSKAILRALSSQGRVSIVTQPSVTTLNYQPVPVQVAKQTSYLAAVSNTATAQVGSTSALTPGTVTTGFSMDLLPFMIDSDQMLLQFTMNLSTDPRLRTVTSGDNSIEVPEVDSRIFSQRVRLRSGQTLILSGFEQNVDRGNRSGMFSPSNWLTGGGGSTNNRREVVVILITPIVLDDDSEIHESGGSAGDYRATAS